One genomic window of Thalassolituus hydrocarboniclasticus includes the following:
- a CDS encoding PP2C family protein-serine/threonine phosphatase, with translation MAASVLVIDDDSTVRDSMVAFLDDCDYQVLSAACGLEALQLLAEHSVDAVVCDLKMPGLHGIELIEKLKQQQPLLPVIVVSGAGVMDDVVRALRLGADDYLVKPILDMEVLHHALKKSLQRAQLEADNNAYREHLEKTNTELKRGLDELRNDQLAGRQAQLRMLPEPVLLDGIRCDHKIIPSLLLSGDFLDYFELDDNRLVFYIADVSGHGASSAFVTVLLKNLTYRLRRNLQRGSSDDLLHPSQVLARINSELLASELEKHLTMFYGVIDTETLMLEYSVGGHFPMPVLLHGDSAEYLTGRGMPVGMFREAEYQNYQRQLPEPFSLLLFSDGILEIMAEPTLNDKEALLLQVAAESRGDLEQICERLGVRNFPEVPDDIAMVAIGRGAL, from the coding sequence ATGGCCGCGAGTGTGCTGGTCATTGACGATGATTCGACTGTTCGGGATAGCATGGTTGCCTTTCTGGATGACTGTGACTATCAGGTGTTGTCTGCCGCCTGCGGCCTTGAAGCTTTGCAGCTTCTTGCGGAACACAGCGTGGATGCCGTTGTCTGTGATCTCAAAATGCCGGGTCTGCATGGCATTGAGCTGATTGAAAAACTGAAGCAACAGCAGCCTTTACTGCCGGTCATTGTCGTCTCTGGCGCCGGAGTAATGGACGATGTGGTCAGGGCTCTGCGTCTGGGGGCGGATGATTACCTCGTTAAGCCCATTCTCGATATGGAAGTGTTGCATCACGCCCTGAAAAAATCCCTGCAACGCGCTCAGCTCGAGGCTGATAACAATGCCTATCGCGAGCATCTGGAAAAAACCAATACTGAACTGAAGCGCGGGCTGGATGAGCTGCGCAATGATCAGCTGGCGGGGCGTCAGGCGCAGCTGCGTATGCTGCCCGAGCCGGTGCTGCTGGATGGTATTCGCTGTGATCATAAAATTATTCCTTCGCTGCTGCTCAGTGGCGACTTCCTGGATTACTTCGAACTGGATGACAACCGGCTGGTGTTTTATATCGCCGATGTCTCAGGCCATGGTGCGTCGTCTGCGTTCGTGACGGTGTTGCTGAAAAACCTGACTTACCGCCTGCGCCGCAACCTGCAGCGTGGATCCAGTGATGATCTGCTGCATCCGTCACAGGTCTTGGCACGTATCAATTCAGAGTTGCTGGCTTCTGAGCTTGAGAAACACCTGACCATGTTTTACGGCGTAATCGATACTGAAACCCTGATGCTGGAGTACAGCGTCGGTGGACACTTCCCGATGCCGGTGCTGCTGCATGGCGATTCGGCTGAATATCTGACCGGACGGGGCATGCCGGTGGGTATGTTTCGCGAAGCTGAGTATCAGAACTATCAGCGGCAACTGCCGGAGCCTTTCAGTCTGTTGCTGTTTTCTGACGGGATACTGGAAATCATGGCGGAACCGACCTTGAATGATAAAGAAGCCTTGTTATTACAGGTGGCGGCAGAAAGTCGCGGCGATCTTGAGCAAATCTGTGAGCGGCTGGGGGTCAGAAACTTCCCCGAAGTTCCGGATGATATTGCGATGGTTGCCATTGGCCGGGGTGCGTTATGA
- a CDS encoding NAD(P)H-dependent glycerol-3-phosphate dehydrogenase, with protein MVIQKAAVIGGGSFGTVVANILADNQIHTVQWMRNDEVARCINEQHSNPQYLPGVSLNPSLTATTDLLEAVRGAEVIFVSVPSKSVREVVSSFAAELTPDQALVSTTKGIEPDGFLLMSQVLAEICPDNPVGVLSGPNLAKEIAKRELAATVIASENSDLRRNIQEALSCPYFRVYASNDLYGVELSGALKNIYAIVSGFVAALGMGENTRSMIITRSLAEMSRFAVALGANPLTFLGLAGVGDLVVTCTSPLSRNYRVGYAIGQGKSLAEAVDELGEVAEGVNTLRYVRAKAQELSIYMPLVMGAYEVLFNAADPRVVAQGLMTGEHASDVEFALPRCEI; from the coding sequence GTGGTCATCCAGAAGGCGGCCGTAATCGGCGGTGGCAGCTTTGGCACAGTAGTGGCCAATATTCTTGCCGACAATCAAATACACACCGTGCAGTGGATGCGCAACGATGAGGTTGCCCGCTGCATCAATGAGCAGCACAGCAATCCTCAGTACCTGCCGGGTGTCAGTCTTAACCCGTCACTGACAGCAACCACTGATCTGCTCGAGGCCGTTCGCGGCGCGGAAGTGATCTTTGTTTCCGTGCCGAGCAAATCGGTACGTGAAGTGGTGTCATCATTTGCTGCTGAGCTGACGCCGGATCAGGCTCTGGTCAGTACCACTAAAGGTATTGAACCGGACGGTTTCCTGCTGATGAGTCAGGTACTGGCGGAAATTTGTCCGGATAATCCGGTCGGCGTGCTCAGTGGCCCTAACCTGGCCAAAGAAATTGCTAAACGCGAGCTGGCGGCTACTGTTATTGCCAGTGAAAACAGTGACTTACGACGCAATATTCAGGAAGCGCTGAGCTGCCCTTACTTTCGTGTTTACGCCTCCAACGACCTGTATGGGGTCGAGTTGAGCGGGGCACTGAAGAATATATACGCCATTGTGTCCGGTTTCGTCGCCGCCCTTGGTATGGGCGAAAATACCCGCAGCATGATTATTACCCGCTCACTGGCTGAAATGAGTCGCTTTGCTGTAGCGCTGGGGGCCAACCCGCTGACATTCCTTGGTCTGGCCGGTGTGGGCGATCTGGTGGTGACCTGTACATCACCACTGAGCCGAAATTACCGGGTTGGTTATGCCATTGGTCAGGGTAAAAGTCTGGCTGAAGCCGTCGACGAGCTGGGCGAAGTGGCAGAAGGTGTAAATACCTTGCGTTATGTCAGGGCAAAAGCGCAGGAATTGAGTATTTATATGCCCCTGGTGATGGGCGCTTACGAGGTATTGTTCAATGCGGCCGATCCCAGGGTGGTTGCGCAGGGTCTGATGACCGGAGAGCATGCCTCGGATGTAGAGTTTGCTTTGCCGCGTTGCGAAATATAA
- a CDS encoding STAS domain-containing protein produces MTSGKVQVAFCKGIHVIRLIGDVRLNLCSALEHYLDDILANPDFDSVVVDLSLAEGVDSTTLGQIAKISIICRERFGITPTISSPNPGITRILLSMGFDQVFHIINEPFPDEADFREWAADAVDEDKAREQVISAHRVLMSLNDKNKDAFRELVDSLESDRFHS; encoded by the coding sequence ATGACTTCAGGTAAAGTGCAGGTAGCCTTTTGCAAAGGCATTCATGTGATCCGTCTGATTGGTGATGTGCGTCTTAACCTGTGCTCGGCACTGGAGCATTACCTTGACGATATCCTTGCCAATCCGGATTTCGACAGTGTCGTGGTGGATCTTTCGCTGGCTGAAGGCGTTGACAGTACAACGCTGGGTCAGATTGCCAAGATCTCTATTATCTGCCGCGAACGTTTTGGCATCACGCCAACGATCTCCAGTCCGAATCCGGGCATTACCCGGATACTGCTCAGCATGGGCTTTGATCAGGTTTTCCATATTATTAATGAACCTTTCCCGGATGAAGCCGATTTTCGTGAGTGGGCAGCGGATGCTGTTGATGAAGACAAGGCCCGGGAGCAGGTGATTTCTGCTCATCGGGTTCTGATGAGTCTCAATGATAAAAATAAAGATGCGTTCCGGGAGCTGGTTGATTCACTTGAATCGGACCGGTTCCATTCTTAA
- a CDS encoding glycerophosphodiester phosphodiesterase family protein yields MPTMIPFSSPDAYEEISPVIAHRGASGHAPENTRAAIELAARQGARWAEVDVTISADGIAVIHHDADLKRCSDGDGLVIQKRLAELKQLDVGSWFAEQYRGEQILTLSELLVLANHLELGLNLEIKPTIGREPETVWAIHKALQQVHFEQPLLLSSFSIHALQSARRHMPHITRALNVEAIPADWQHRLEEADCAGLHFAKEFFDAAQVSAIREAGYHMLVFTVNDADTAQRLLQAGVDGVFTDLPQVLEQALGNARGGSVSH; encoded by the coding sequence ATGCCTACCATGATTCCTTTTTCCAGCCCTGATGCCTACGAAGAGATAAGCCCGGTCATTGCCCATCGCGGTGCCAGCGGCCATGCGCCGGAAAATACCCGCGCAGCCATTGAGCTGGCGGCGCGTCAGGGAGCACGCTGGGCTGAAGTTGATGTCACCATTTCTGCCGATGGCATTGCCGTAATTCACCACGACGCCGATCTTAAGCGCTGCTCAGACGGTGACGGACTGGTGATTCAGAAGCGTCTGGCGGAGCTGAAGCAGCTCGATGTCGGTAGCTGGTTTGCTGAGCAGTATCGTGGCGAACAGATCCTGACTTTGTCGGAATTGCTGGTGCTGGCCAATCATCTGGAGCTGGGGCTCAATCTCGAGATTAAACCGACCATTGGGCGCGAGCCGGAAACCGTCTGGGCCATTCATAAAGCCTTACAGCAGGTTCACTTTGAGCAGCCACTGCTACTCAGCAGCTTCAGCATCCACGCCCTGCAGTCTGCGCGCCGGCATATGCCACATATCACCCGCGCACTGAACGTCGAAGCCATTCCGGCCGACTGGCAGCATCGTCTGGAGGAAGCCGACTGCGCCGGGCTGCATTTCGCCAAAGAATTTTTCGATGCCGCACAGGTGAGTGCCATCCGCGAGGCGGGCTACCATATGCTGGTGTTTACCGTGAATGATGCGGACACCGCCCAGCGCCTGCTGCAGGCCGGTGTCGACGGTGTCTTTACCGATCTGCCGCAGGTCTTAGAGCAGGCACTGGGCAATGCCCGCGGCGGCAGTGTCAGCCACTGA
- the metH gene encoding methionine synthase — translation MSQTTSSLTAIRQQRIARLKDNLKQRIHILDGGMGTLIQSHMLEEKDYRGSRFADITQDVKGNNDLLVLTQPDIIAGIHKQYYLAGADIVETNTFNSTRVSQADYQMEDLVPELNREAAALARRVADEVERDTGIPRYVAGVLGPTSKTASISPDVNDPGYRAISFDQLVEEYVEATHALMDGGADIILIETIFDTLNAKAAIFAAQEVFEQRGEELPIMISGTITDASGRTLSGQTAEAFWNSVAHARPLSVGLNCALGAEELRPHIEELSKKVSTFVSAHPNAGLPNEFGEYDQSAAEMAVIVEEFAASGFLNIVGGCCGTTPAHIKAVAEAVAKHAPRTLPDIKPACRLAGLEPFNFDEDSLFVNVGERANVTGSAKFKRLIIEENYDEALEIARQQVESGAQIIDINMDEGMLDSQAAMVRYLNLIASEPDIARVPIMVDSSKWEIIEAGLKCIQGKAVVNSISLKEGEEEFIAKAKRCLRYGAAVVVMAFDEDGQADTEARKNEICERSYRVLVDKVGFPPEDIIFDPNIFAVATGIEEHNNYAVDFINSCKYITENLPHAKISGGVSNVSFSFRGNEPVREAIHSVFLYHAIQNGMSMGIVNAGQLAVYDDLPAELKERVEDVILNRRADGTDRMLEIAEKYRGDGSVQEKETEEWRSLPVRERLTHALVKGINAYVEEDTEEARKGFARPIEVIEGPLMDGMNVVGDLFGSGKMFLPQVVKSARVMKQAVAYLLPFIEAEKNGKSETQGKILMATVKGDVHDIGKNIVGVVLQCNNFEVIDLGVMVPAEKILKVAKEENVDIIGLSGLITPSLDEMVHVAREMQRLDFHLPLMIGGATTSKAHTAVKIEPQYKNDIAVYVADASRAVGVAQKLVTPAAKAEFIAERRDEYEAVRIRNANRKAKALLTYEQACANAYQGDWDNYQPPKPNKLGITVYEDFDIADLAKYIDWTPFFMSWELAGKYPRILQDEVVGEAATALFKDAQAMLNRIIDEKLFNARGVVGLWPAQRRGADDIAVFNEDRSAELAVLHQLRQQTDKPNDQPNYSLADFVAPEGSVDDYMGAFVVTAGIEAEKLANDYDAAHDDYNSILIKALADRLAEAFAERLHEIVRKELWGYASDEQLSNEELIKEQYKGIRPAPGYPACPDHTEKTSLFRLLNAEANTGVSLTENFAMTPAASVSGWYLSHPDAKYFGLGKIDKDQVTDIAARKGMDLEQMERWLAPNLSYDR, via the coding sequence ATGAGTCAGACTACCTCTTCCCTTACCGCCATCCGCCAACAGCGGATCGCCCGCCTGAAAGACAACCTGAAGCAGCGTATCCATATTCTGGACGGCGGCATGGGCACACTGATTCAGTCGCACATGCTGGAAGAAAAAGATTACCGCGGCAGCCGTTTTGCTGACATCACACAGGATGTCAAAGGCAATAATGACCTGCTGGTACTGACTCAGCCGGACATCATTGCCGGCATTCATAAGCAGTATTATCTGGCCGGTGCTGACATCGTTGAAACCAACACCTTCAACTCCACCCGCGTCTCCCAGGCCGATTATCAGATGGAAGATCTGGTACCGGAGCTGAACCGCGAAGCGGCTGCTCTCGCCCGCCGCGTGGCCGACGAAGTCGAGCGTGACACCGGTATTCCGCGCTACGTTGCCGGCGTACTTGGGCCGACCAGCAAAACCGCTTCGATCTCCCCGGATGTAAACGATCCCGGCTACCGTGCCATCAGCTTTGATCAGCTGGTGGAAGAATATGTGGAAGCGACCCACGCTCTGATGGACGGTGGCGCCGACATTATTCTGATCGAAACCATCTTCGACACCCTGAACGCCAAAGCCGCGATTTTTGCTGCGCAGGAAGTGTTCGAACAGCGTGGCGAAGAGCTGCCAATCATGATTTCCGGCACCATCACCGACGCTTCCGGCCGCACCCTGTCGGGCCAGACCGCAGAAGCCTTCTGGAACTCGGTTGCTCACGCCCGTCCGCTGTCGGTCGGTCTGAACTGTGCACTGGGCGCCGAAGAACTGCGCCCACACATTGAAGAGCTGTCGAAGAAAGTCAGCACCTTTGTCTCGGCCCACCCGAATGCCGGTCTGCCGAACGAGTTTGGTGAATACGACCAGTCCGCTGCCGAAATGGCCGTGATCGTCGAAGAATTTGCCGCCTCCGGCTTCCTGAACATTGTCGGCGGCTGCTGCGGCACGACCCCCGCGCACATCAAAGCCGTTGCCGAAGCGGTGGCCAAACACGCGCCACGCACCCTGCCGGACATCAAACCTGCCTGTCGCCTGGCGGGTCTGGAGCCGTTCAACTTTGACGAAGACAGCCTGTTTGTGAACGTCGGCGAGCGCGCCAACGTCACCGGCTCGGCTAAGTTCAAGCGTCTGATTATCGAAGAAAACTATGACGAAGCGCTGGAGATTGCCCGCCAGCAGGTCGAGAGCGGCGCCCAGATCATCGATATCAACATGGACGAAGGGATGCTCGACTCCCAGGCGGCCATGGTGCGCTACCTCAACCTGATCGCCTCCGAGCCGGATATCGCCCGGGTGCCGATCATGGTCGACTCCTCCAAGTGGGAAATCATCGAAGCCGGCCTGAAGTGCATTCAGGGCAAGGCGGTGGTGAACTCCATCAGCCTGAAAGAAGGCGAAGAAGAATTTATCGCCAAAGCCAAGCGCTGCCTGCGTTATGGCGCCGCCGTGGTGGTCATGGCCTTTGACGAAGACGGCCAGGCCGATACCGAAGCGCGCAAGAACGAAATCTGCGAGCGCTCTTACCGCGTTCTGGTCGATAAAGTCGGCTTCCCGCCGGAAGACATCATCTTCGACCCGAACATCTTCGCTGTCGCTACCGGTATCGAAGAACACAACAACTACGCCGTTGATTTCATCAACAGCTGTAAGTACATCACCGAGAATCTGCCGCACGCCAAGATTTCCGGCGGCGTCTCCAACGTGTCGTTCTCTTTCCGCGGTAACGAGCCGGTACGTGAAGCCATTCACTCCGTATTCCTCTATCACGCCATTCAGAACGGCATGAGCATGGGCATCGTCAACGCCGGTCAGCTGGCGGTATACGACGACCTGCCGGCGGAACTGAAAGAGCGCGTTGAAGATGTAATCCTCAACCGCCGCGCCGACGGTACCGACCGCATGCTGGAAATCGCCGAGAAATACCGTGGCGACGGCAGTGTGCAGGAAAAAGAAACGGAAGAGTGGCGCAGCCTGCCGGTGCGCGAGCGTCTGACCCACGCTCTGGTAAAAGGCATCAACGCTTACGTTGAAGAAGACACCGAAGAAGCCCGCAAAGGCTTTGCCCGTCCGATCGAAGTGATCGAAGGTCCGCTGATGGACGGCATGAACGTGGTCGGCGACCTGTTTGGCTCGGGCAAGATGTTCCTGCCGCAGGTAGTAAAAAGCGCCCGCGTTATGAAGCAGGCCGTGGCCTATCTGCTGCCCTTTATCGAAGCCGAGAAAAACGGCAAGTCGGAAACCCAGGGCAAGATCCTGATGGCCACCGTTAAAGGCGACGTGCACGACATCGGTAAGAACATCGTTGGCGTGGTGCTGCAGTGTAATAACTTCGAAGTGATCGACCTCGGCGTGATGGTGCCGGCGGAGAAAATTCTGAAGGTTGCCAAAGAAGAGAACGTCGACATCATCGGTTTGTCGGGTCTGATTACCCCGTCGCTGGATGAAATGGTGCATGTGGCGCGCGAGATGCAGCGTCTCGACTTCCATCTGCCGCTGATGATTGGTGGCGCCACAACGTCCAAGGCGCACACCGCGGTAAAAATTGAGCCGCAGTACAAAAACGACATCGCCGTTTATGTTGCCGATGCGTCCCGCGCCGTTGGCGTGGCACAGAAGCTGGTGACTCCGGCCGCCAAAGCCGAGTTTATTGCCGAGCGCCGCGACGAATACGAAGCCGTGCGTATCCGCAATGCCAACCGTAAAGCCAAGGCCCTGCTGACTTACGAACAGGCCTGCGCCAACGCTTATCAGGGCGACTGGGATAACTACCAGCCACCTAAACCGAACAAGCTGGGCATCACCGTTTACGAAGACTTCGACATTGCCGATCTGGCCAAATACATCGACTGGACACCGTTCTTTATGTCCTGGGAACTGGCCGGCAAATACCCGCGTATTCTGCAGGACGAAGTGGTCGGTGAAGCCGCCACTGCCCTGTTCAAAGATGCCCAGGCCATGCTGAACCGCATCATCGATGAAAAGCTCTTTAATGCCCGTGGCGTGGTTGGCCTGTGGCCTGCCCAGCGCCGCGGTGCGGACGATATTGCGGTATTTAATGAAGACCGCAGCGCTGAGCTGGCGGTACTGCATCAGCTGCGTCAGCAGACCGATAAGCCCAACGACCAGCCTAACTACTCGCTGGCTGACTTTGTAGCGCCGGAAGGCAGTGTCGATGACTACATGGGCGCTTTCGTGGTCACCGCCGGTATCGAAGCCGAAAAACTGGCCAACGATTACGACGCAGCACACGATGATTACAACAGCATCCTGATCAAGGCACTGGCCGACCGTCTGGCCGAAGCCTTTGCCGAACGCCTGCATGAAATTGTGCGTAAGGAGTTGTGGGGCTACGCCAGCGATGAGCAGCTGAGCAATGAAGAGCTGATTAAAGAACAGTACAAGGGCATCCGCCCTGCCCCTGGCTACCCGGCCTGCCCGGATCACACCGAGAAAACCAGCCTGTTCCGCCTGCTTAATGCCGAAGCCAATACCGGTGTCAGCCTGACCGAAAACTTCGCCATGACCCCGGCGGCCTCAGTCAGCGGCTGGTATTTATCCCATCCGGATGCCAAATACTTTGGTCTGGGCAAGATCGATAAAGATCAGGTAACGGATATTGCCGCCCGTAAAGGAATGGATCTGGAGCAGATGGAGCGCTGGCTGGCGCCCAACCTCAGCTACGACCGCTGA
- the nfuA gene encoding Fe-S biogenesis protein NfuA, which yields MTTYVTITPDAEDYLAQLLEKQNVEGMAVRVFITQPGTKYAETCLAYCRPEEVHSTDLLQAMDKLRVFVEAMSVPYLEESIIDFAKDRMGGQLTIKAPNAKMPKVTADSPVEERINYLLYTEINPGLAAHGGDVSLVELTEDGVAVLKFGGGCQGCSAVDMTLKDGVEASLVAKIPEVRAVRDVTDHTQADNAYFK from the coding sequence ATGACAACCTATGTAACCATCACCCCGGATGCTGAAGATTACCTGGCGCAATTGCTGGAGAAGCAGAATGTTGAGGGGATGGCTGTTCGAGTGTTTATTACCCAGCCCGGTACTAAATATGCCGAAACCTGCCTGGCCTACTGCCGTCCGGAAGAGGTGCACAGCACCGATCTGCTGCAGGCGATGGATAAGCTGCGGGTGTTCGTCGAAGCGATGAGTGTTCCTTATCTGGAGGAATCGATCATCGATTTCGCCAAAGATCGCATGGGTGGCCAGCTGACCATCAAGGCGCCGAATGCGAAGATGCCTAAGGTAACTGCCGACAGTCCGGTGGAAGAGCGCATCAACTATTTGCTGTATACCGAAATCAATCCGGGTCTGGCAGCACATGGTGGTGATGTCAGTCTGGTTGAGCTGACCGAAGATGGCGTGGCCGTGCTTAAGTTTGGTGGCGGCTGTCAGGGCTGCAGTGCGGTGGATATGACCCTGAAAGATGGGGTTGAAGCGTCACTGGTTGCCAAGATTCCGGAAGTAAGAGCGGTGCGTGACGTGACCGATCATACTCAGGCTGATAACGCTTATTTCAAATAA
- a CDS encoding PilZ domain-containing protein: MSSLARNYQEKRNFIRMQVSAPATLTLNDGSSYDLTCLDLSSSGVQLQHFEAIPAGISGRLTVSSGGGYTTPLEAQVTICRVEEAGNDSYRIGATIDSFL, encoded by the coding sequence ATGTCCAGTCTGGCGAGAAACTACCAAGAAAAACGGAATTTTATCCGCATGCAGGTATCCGCTCCGGCAACCCTGACCCTCAACGATGGCAGCAGCTACGACCTGACCTGCCTGGACCTCAGCAGCAGTGGTGTGCAGTTGCAGCATTTTGAAGCTATCCCAGCGGGCATAAGCGGGCGCCTGACGGTATCCAGCGGCGGCGGCTACACCACACCACTCGAAGCGCAGGTAACCATCTGCCGGGTTGAGGAAGCAGGAAATGACAGTTACCGCATAGGCGCGACCATCGACTCTTTTCTCTGA
- a CDS encoding MATE family efflux transporter codes for MNWLQPLSSLLRIEPQRLLRILTIGVPIIGGMLSQSLINLVDAAMVGRLGDAALAGVGVGGYATFITVSMVMGLSAGVQALVARRFGAGEHERLFEPLIAGLLLALAISLPLTLLFVLIAPYLIPLFNSDQQVLDIAVPYFEWRTLATVAVGMNFVFRGFWNGIGEGKTYLQALLVMHLVNVGVSYLLIFGVGSWQGLGAVGSGIGTTIALFFGCALYFWQTFTRHRQRFHGRNRTRRGTILSVMRLALPNSAQQTLFALGVSVLFWIIGQVGTQEQAIGHILISLALLLILPAVGLGIASTSLVGHALGRGDRDDAYRWGWEVVRVAMLMMALLGLPLWLFPELVLRLFTPEQHLIELGLWPLRITGINIVFEVTAMVLTQALLGAGASRQVMHINLLMQWGILLPLAFLAGPVAGFGLLGIWLLQGGQRITLSLIYGLIWRSRRWAHISI; via the coding sequence GTGAACTGGCTGCAGCCGTTAAGCAGCCTGCTGCGGATTGAACCGCAGCGGCTGCTGCGCATCCTTACCATCGGCGTGCCGATTATCGGCGGCATGCTGTCACAGAGTCTGATCAATCTGGTCGATGCGGCCATGGTCGGGCGCCTCGGCGATGCTGCCCTCGCCGGTGTTGGCGTTGGTGGTTACGCTACTTTTATTACCGTGTCGATGGTGATGGGATTATCCGCCGGCGTGCAGGCACTGGTCGCCAGACGCTTCGGCGCCGGTGAACATGAGCGTCTGTTCGAACCCTTAATCGCCGGTCTTCTCCTCGCCCTCGCCATCAGCCTGCCGCTTACGCTGCTGTTTGTTCTGATCGCGCCCTACCTGATTCCGCTCTTTAATTCCGATCAGCAAGTCCTTGATATTGCAGTGCCTTATTTTGAATGGCGCACACTGGCCACCGTTGCCGTCGGCATGAACTTTGTCTTCCGTGGTTTCTGGAATGGCATAGGAGAAGGCAAAACCTATCTGCAGGCACTGCTGGTAATGCATCTGGTGAACGTCGGTGTCAGCTATCTGCTGATCTTTGGCGTTGGCAGCTGGCAGGGACTGGGCGCCGTCGGTTCCGGCATCGGCACCACCATCGCCCTGTTCTTTGGCTGCGCGCTGTATTTCTGGCAGACCTTTACCCGTCACCGTCAGCGCTTCCATGGCCGTAACCGCACCCGCCGCGGCACTATTCTGAGCGTGATGCGCCTCGCCCTGCCCAACTCGGCCCAGCAAACACTGTTCGCCCTTGGTGTCAGTGTGCTGTTCTGGATCATCGGTCAGGTCGGCACCCAGGAGCAGGCCATCGGCCATATTCTGATCAGCCTCGCGCTGCTGCTGATTCTGCCAGCCGTGGGGCTCGGCATTGCTTCCACCAGTTTGGTTGGTCATGCGCTGGGACGTGGTGACCGCGATGACGCTTACCGCTGGGGCTGGGAGGTGGTACGGGTGGCCATGCTGATGATGGCCCTGCTCGGCCTGCCTTTATGGCTATTCCCCGAGCTGGTGCTGCGCCTGTTTACTCCGGAGCAACACCTGATTGAGCTGGGACTCTGGCCACTGCGCATTACCGGCATCAATATCGTATTTGAAGTCACCGCCATGGTGCTGACCCAGGCACTGCTGGGCGCCGGCGCCAGCCGTCAGGTGATGCACATTAACCTGCTGATGCAATGGGGCATACTGCTGCCGCTGGCCTTTCTGGCAGGGCCTGTCGCGGGCTTCGGTCTGTTGGGAATCTGGTTGCTTCAGGGCGGCCAACGTATTACGTTGTCGCTGATTTATGGCCTGATCTGGCGCTCCCGCCGCTGGGCTCATATTTCTATTTAA